A single genomic interval of Leptidea sinapis chromosome 37, ilLepSina1.1, whole genome shotgun sequence harbors:
- the LOC126975743 gene encoding O-acyltransferase like protein-like isoform X2: MPRLFEMDDYEHCLATRGEFCLGSFELVADKNNHLMDVIQRYSAPRYRFNHSHIHRGYCLGGICPWAEHGEASARFTACVQNRTSEQHGLEARILRLEYCRSADSPRDYSPAPDAVDIAFAVLAAMLLAVNLLGTLYDLLRDKTNKPHPVLITWSVLDNLKRLVRTNPVSAQDEPGLDAVHGVRCLILALVLLAHSVISYYTAYVYNPTFLEFANGNPISMLLINGTVVVQTFILFSSFFACYNFLAEVDKNPQKKYGLLKFFQNIIRRIFRIWPVYMFMVGFSGTWVRRLGDGPLWSPVMEAESDRCRIKWWAHALFVHNLYKPELKCLLQTWFIAVDMQLYVVAVVLMLVLVRLRRRTANVFLVAMLLLSILANFIICYKYDFKEILFINTPESLRIEHTGVPSYMWLYSAPWASLPASLLGLLLAFTYHDLLQKGVRLAQCNWFRWLYWVAQPGMLLWILGGLAVIDTSSPWLTALYGAVDRPIFTMIFTIVLLGYLFKVDKIVVGVMSWPVWQVLAKLSLSILMVHYTFNMLQVALKPNAVGASIFDIGGHWFVTIFMTLVTSVPLWVLLEMPVQRFLRILLPV, encoded by the exons ATGCCGCGACTGTTCGAAATGGACGACTACGAGCACTGCCTTGCCACACGCGGTGAGTTCTGCCTGGGCTCCTTCGAGCTGGTCGCGGACAAGAACAACCATCTGATGGACGTCATTCAG CGTTACTCGGCGCCGCGGTACCGATTCAACCACTCGCACATCCACCGCGGGTACTGCCTGGGTGGGATTTGTCCGTGGGCAGAACACGGCGAGGCCAGCGCGCGCTTCACCGCCTGTGTGCAAAACCGCACCAGTGAGCAGCATGGGCTGGAGGCGCGCATCCTCCGCCTGGAGTACTGCCGGAGTGCGGACAGCCCCCGTGACTATAGCCCTGCGCCCGACGCTGTCGATATCGCCTTCGCCGTCCTCGCCGCGATGCTGCTTGCTGTTAACCTGCTCGGAACTCTCTACGACTTGCTTAGAGACAAAACCAACAAGC CGCATCCTGTGCTGATCACGTGGTCGGTGTTGGACAACCTGAAGAGGCTGGTGAGAACCAATCCTGTATCCGCCCAAGACGAGCCAGGCCTTGACGCGGTGCACGGCGTCAG GTGTCTGATTCTGGCGCTGGTGCTGTTGGCACACTCCGTCATCAGCTACTACACCGCGTACGTGTACAATCCAACGTTTTTGGAATTT GCAAATGGAAACCCGATATCAATGCTGCTCATCAACGGGACAGTGGTAGTACAGACTTTCATCCTGTTCTCCAGTTTCTTCGCATGTTACAACTTTTTGGCGGAAGTTGATAAGAACCCTCAAAAGAAGTACGGGCTGCTGAAGttctttcaaaatataattCGACGAATATTCAG GATATGGCCGGTGTACATGTTCATGGTTGGGTTTTCCGGCACGTGGGTGCGCCGGCTGGGCGATGGACCTCTGTGGAGCCCCGTGATGGAGGCTGAGAGCGACCGCTGTCGCATCAAGTGGTGGGCACACGCGCTCTTCGTGCACAACTTATACAAACCTGAGCTCAAGTGTCTCCTGCAAACCTG GTTCATTGCGGTGGACATGCAGCTGTACGTGGTAGCCGTAGTGCTGATGCTGGTACTAGTTCGGTTGCGGCGGCGCACCGCCAATGTCTTCCTCGTCGCGATGCTGCTGCTCTCCATTCTGGCTAACTTCATCATCTGCTATAAATATGACTTCAAGGAAATTCTATTTATTAACACGCCTGA ATCGTTACGTATTGAGCACACCGGTGTACCGTCATACATGTGGCTGTACAGTGCGCCATGGGCCAGCCTGCCAGCGTCACTACTGGGGCTGCTACTTGCATTCACGTATCATGATCTGCTACAGAAAGGAGTACGGCTTGCTCAATGCAAT TGGTTCCGGTGGCTGTACTGGGTGGCACAGCCTGGCATGTTGCTGTGGATATTAGGTGGCCTGGCTGTGATAGACACCAGCTCTCCCTGGCTCACAGCGCTCTATGGAGCGGTGGACCGGCCCATCTTCACGATGATTTTCACCATCGTCCTGCTCGGTTACCTCTTTAAAGTTGACA AGATCGTGGTTGGCGTGATGTCGTGGCCGGTGTGGCAAGTGCTAGCCAAGCTGTCTCTCTCCATCCTCATGGTGCACTACACCTTCAACATGCTGCAGGTGGCGCTCAAGCCCAACGCCGTCGGCGCCTCTATCTTCGATATT